The following proteins are encoded in a genomic region of Triticum dicoccoides isolate Atlit2015 ecotype Zavitan chromosome 1B, WEW_v2.0, whole genome shotgun sequence:
- the LOC119350998 gene encoding uncharacterized protein LOC119350998 yields MMVIVGASMATGQYAKGSSDPLGTDVIDLEEPKANKAAAPHEEVSQSPTCGESAAPKLKKAKTNPSAEYRMHATIMASSERLAVAIEKLISSANPAIDGLWDEMKELPGFDLDSLAHYYAYLVDNPRVATAFKVLGHVQRKVWVSRYVKSTFMVHL; encoded by the exons ATGATGGTTATCGTTGGAGCTAGCATGGCTACAGGGCAATATGCAAAAGGCTCAAGTGACCCTTTAGGTACAGATGTGATTGATCTTGAAGAACCGAAAGCCAACAAAGCTGCTGCCCCTCATGAAGAGGTTTCCCAATCACCCACTTGTGGCGAGTCAGCTGCTCCCAAGTTGAAGAAAGCCAAAACCAATCCTTCTGCAGAATACAGGATGCATGCAACCATAATGGCTTCAAGTGAAAGGCTTGCTGTTGCCATAGAGAAACTTATTAGCAGCGCCAACCCCGCCATTGATGGTCTTTGGGATGAGATGAAAGAACTCCCTGGTTTTGATTTGGATTCCCTTGCACATTACTATGCCTATTTGGTTGACAATCCTCGTGTTGCAACGGCATTCAAGGTCTTGGGACATGTCCAGAGAAAGGTTTGGGTCTCTAGGTATGTGAAGAgtaccttt ATGGTTCATCTCTAG